A single region of the Raphanus sativus cultivar WK10039 chromosome 1, ASM80110v3, whole genome shotgun sequence genome encodes:
- the LOC108854928 gene encoding high mobility group B protein 15, translated as MMASSSCLKQESVPMNNTHITPEATYEAVVADPKLFMATLERLHARLGTKFMVPIIGGKDLDLHKLFVEVTTRGGISKIVNERRWKEVTATFVFPPTATNASFVLRKYYFSLLNNYEQVYYFRSNVQTLSDSIQNPSTGPGLVQGTTRPPQELLALTCAPQPRMDSSHHLLGGPPSNGPIVNGVIDGKFEDGYLVTVKIGTEELKGVLYELVPQQSHGGIPNNNANPQGITGGVTKRRRRRKKSEIKRRDPAHPKPNRSGYNFFFAEQHARLKPLHPGKDREISRMIGELWNKLNEQERSVYQGKAMEDKERYRAEMEEYREKLRTGQLISNAVPLQQRLPEQNVDVAEADLPMGEVEEEDDDEDGDSSGSGGSHPSDPELEEPSENPLGLNLNADQTEMVVVAPKETTGDAVMVAVEQN; from the exons ATGATGGCATCAAGCTCTTGTCTTAAGCAAGAATCAGTTCCAATGAACAATACTCACATTACCCCTGAAGCAACATATGAAGCTGTGGTCGCAGACCCAAAGCTCTTCATGGCTACGTTGGAAAGGCTTCACGCTCGCTTGGGAACTAAGTTCAT GGTTCCAATCATAGGAGGGAAAGATTTGGACTTGCACAAGCTTTTCGTTGAGGTAACCACTCGTGGTGGTATCAGCAAG ATAGTTAATGAAAGGAGATGGAAAGAAGTAACTGCTACGTTTGTGTTTCCTCCAACAGCAACAAACGCATCATTTGTCTTGCGCAAATACTACTTCTCCCTTCTTAACAATTATGAGCAAGTCTACTACTTTAGATCTAATGTTCAGACTCTATCAG ACTCTATTCAGAACCCATCCACTGGACCAGGACTTGTGCAGGGAACCACAAGACCTCCACAAGAACTTCTAGCTTTAACCTGTGCACCACAACCAAGGATGGACTCTAGTCATCATCTCCTTGGAG GACCACCTTCAAATGGTCCAATTGTGAATGGAGTGATTGATGGCAAATTTGAAGACGGTTATCTTGTAACTGTAAAGATAGGAACAGAGGAGCTCAAAGGAGTTCTCTATGAGCTGGTTCCACAACAGAGTCACGGTGGTATCCCCAACAACAATGCCAATCCTCAGGGGATTACTGGAGGAGTGACGAAGCGCCGCAGGAGAAGAAAGAAGTCAGAGATCAAAAGACGTGACCCTGCTCATCCTAAACCCAACAGGAGCGGTTACAACTTCTTTTTCGCTGAGCAGCACGCGAGGCTGAAGCCGCTGCATCCTGGTAAGGATAGGGAGATCAGCAGGATGATCGGTGAGCTCTGGAACAAGCTCAACGAACAAGAGAGATCGGTTTACCAAGGGAAGGCGATGGAGGACAAAGAGAGGTACCGAGCTGAAATGGAAGAGTACAGAGAGAAGCTTAGGACAGGACAGCTGATAAGTAACGCTGTTCCGCTGCAGCAGAGGCTTCCGGAGCAGAACGTAGACGTGGCTGAAGCTGATCTTCCAATGGGagaagtggaagaagaagatgatgatgaagatggtgaTTCAAGCGGTTCAGGGGGAAGTCATCCTTCTGATCCTGAATTGGAGGAGCCATCTGAGAATCCTTTAGGTCTAAACCTAAACGCTGATCAGACTgagatggtggtggtggctCCCAAGGAGACAACCGGCGATGCTGTGATGGTGGCTGTTGAGCAGAACTGA
- the LOC108859457 gene encoding myosin-binding protein 3 has product MTVQGVKGKRFVTRKSRKGLKNPRRCRVDYGSLGSVSSSEAFDETVKHPVMQPYDHVFIRRSNDDLKDDDVKTKERIGLSQWPVLKKTVSLDEQVKSSSSSANLCFVRNVEEKTVNELEEALKQERAARAAVCVELDKERNAAASAADEAMAMIHRLQDEKAAVEMEAMQFQRMVEERSTFDAEEMVILKDILIRREREKYFLEKEVEAYRDLLIETEESECSLPKENQKQEPPQERRAFLVKEHDGTVLDMPYREDKNRYLYTSDSEVAYSRVRDVYMVKEEKENAGKKKGSEESSVNNGIIVSGIARKLPPLCRPRKQSLSSSGSRRKSMSAVDYERLKIENEVELLRERLKVVQEERNELTRRASLPPLSSKVRVTTKNRGLRRSSMDLHSS; this is encoded by the exons ATGACCGTTCAGGGCGTGAAAGGTAAGCGTTTTGTTACACGAAAATCAAGAAAAGGTCTTAAGAACCCTAGGAGATGCCGTGTGGATTACGGTAGTCTTGGATCGGTTTCTTCATCAGAAGCTTTTGACGAGACAGTAAAACATCCTGTAATGCAGCCTTATGATCATGTCTTTATCAGACGTTCCAATGATGACCTCAAAG ATGATGATGTTAAGACAAAAGAGAGGATTGGTCTGTCTCAATGGCCGGTACTTAAAAAAACGGTATCACTTGATGAACAAGTAAAGTCCAGTTCATCATCAGCAAACCTATGTTTTGTTAGAAATGTAGAGGAAAAAACTGTGAATGAATTAGAGGAGGCACTAAAGCAAGAGCGAGCTGCTCGAGCAGCGGTTTGTGTTGAGCTAGATAAAGAGAGAAACGCAGCGGCATCAGCAGCCGATGAAGCCATGGCGATGATACATAGGCTGCAAGACGAGAAGGCAGCGGTAGAAATGGAAGCCATGCAGTTCCAGAGAATGGTCGAAGAGAGATCTACGTTCGATGCTGAAGAGATGGTCATACTTAAAGACATTTTGATACGTCGCGAGAGGGAAAAATATTTCTTGGAGAAAGAAGTCGAAGCTTATAGAGATCTGCTCATTGAGACAGAGGAATCTGAATGTTCTTTACCGAAAGAGAACCAAAAACAAGAACCTCCTCAAGAGAGAAGAGCATTTCTTGTTAAAGAACATGATGGGACGGTTCTTGACATGCCTTATAGAGAAGATAAGAATAGATATTTGTATACGTCGGATTCAGAAGTTGCGTACTCACGTGTGCGTGATGTTTACATGGTgaaggaagagaaagagaacgCGGGAAAAAAGAAGGGTTCAGAAGAATCTTCTGTTAACAACGGTATCATTGTCTCGGGGATTGCTCGAAAGCTTCCTCCATTGTGTCGTCCACGCAAACAATCTTTAAGCTCTTCGGGTTCGAGAAGGAAGTCGATGTCTGCGGTTGATTACGAGAGGTTAAAGATTGAGAATGAAGTGGAACTGTTGAGAGAAAGATTAAAAGTTGTTCAAGAGGAAAGAAATGAGCTTACAAGACGAGCATCTTTGCCTCCTTTATCATCAAAG GTTAGGGTCACGACAAAGAACCGAGGTTTGAGAAGATCTTCCATGGACCTTCATTCTTCTTAA
- the LOC108840816 gene encoding O-fucosyltransferase 1 isoform X1 — MRRLGHHRIHGKTGGVGTKGMVAKLSIGVIVLLICTLSLLFSFNIGGSPEPSRPSNINVEELWESADSGGWRPSSAPRSDWPPPTKETNGYLRVRCNGGLNQQRSAICNAVLAARIMNATLVLPELDANSFWHDDSGFQGIYDVEHFIETLKYDVKIVGKIPDVHKNGKTKKIKAFQIRPPRDAPIDWYLTTALKAMKEHSAIYLTPFSHRLAEEIDNPEYQRLRCRVNYHALRFKPHIMKLSESIVDKLRSQGHFMSIHLRFEMDMLAFAGCFDIFNPEEQKILRKYRKENFAEKRLIYNERRAIGKCPLTPEEVGLILRAMRFDNSTRIYLAAGELFGGERFMKPFRTLFPRLDNHSSVDPSEELSAKSQGLIGSAVDYMVCLLSDIFMPTYDGPSNFANNLLGHRLYYGFRTTIRPDRKALAPIFIAREKGKTAGFEEAVRRVMLKTNFGGPHKRISPESFYTNSWPDCFCQMNPKKSSDKCPPDNVVEILESRLESVGDPDSTSQTNSTVTGLER; from the exons ATGCGAAG GTTAGGGCACCACCGGATTCATGGGAAGACGGGAGGAGTTGGAACAAAGGGGATGGTGGCGAAGCTATCTATCGGAGTCATAGTTCTACTGATCTGTACTCTCTCGCTGCTTTTCTCGTTTAACATCGGTGGTAGTCCCGAGCCGAGCCGTCCATCTAAC ATAAATGTggaggagctttgggagagtgCTGATTCTGGTGGTTGGAGACCATCTTCTGCTCCACGATCTGACTGGCCTC CTCCGACGAAGGAGACAAATGGCTATCTTCGTGTTCGATGTAATGGTGGTTTGAATCAGCAACGTAGTGCG ATATGTAATGCAGTACTTGCTGCCCGGATCATGAATGCTACACTTGTGTTACCCGAATTAGATGCAAACTCGTTTTGGCATGATGACAG TGGTTTCCAAGGTATATATGATGTTGAACATTTTATTGAAACCCTGAAGTATGATGTTAAGATTGTGGGAAAGATCCCCGATGTTCACAAAAATGGGAAAACCAAGAAGATAAAAGCGTTTCAG ATTCGTCCTCCTAGAGATGCTCCTATTGATTGGTACCTGACAACTGCTCTAAAGGCAATGAAAGAACATAGTGCTATCTATCTTACACCTTTTTCACATCGGTTGGCCGAGGAGATTGATAATCCTGAATACCAACGGTTAAGGTGCAGAGTGAACTACCATGCTTTGAGATTCAAGCCACACATCATGAAGTTGAGTGAATCAATTGTTGACAAACTCCGGTCGCAGGGCCACTTCATGTCCATTCATCTTCGTTTCGAAATGGATATGTTGGCATTTGCAGG GTGCTTTGACATATTTAACCCTGAGGAACAGAAGATACTTAGGAAGTACCGTAAAGAAAACTTTGCAGAGAAAAGGCTTATCTACAACGAAAGAAGGGCCATTGGGAAGTGTCCACTGACCCCTGAGGAG GTAGGTCTTATATTACGAGCAATGAGATTCGACAACTCCACAAGGATATACTTAGCAGCTGGTGAACTTTTTGGCGGGGAAAGGTTCATGAAGCCGTTTCGAACCTTATTCCCACGGCTTGACAACCATAGCTCGGTGGACCCCTCTGAGGAGCTGTCAGCAAAATCGCAAGGATTAATAGGATCAGCTGTGGATTACATGGTTTGTCTCCTGTCCGACATTTTCATGCCAACATATGATGGACCGAGCAACTTCGCCAACAATCTCTTAGGTCATCGCCTCTACTACGGTTTCCGCACCACAATCAGACCGGACAGAAAAGCTTTAGCTCCAATATTCATAGCTAGAGAGAAAGGCAAAACCGCTGGGTTCGAAGAAGCAGTGAGACGAGTAATGCTGAAAACAAACTTTGGAGGGCCTCACAAACGCATATCACCTGAGTCGTTTTATACAAACTCATGGCCTGATTGTTTCTGTCAGATGAATCCGAAGAAGTCCAGTGACAAATGCCCGCCGGATAACGTTGTAGAGATTCTTGAAAGTCGGTTAGAGAGTGTCGGAGATCCAGATTCAACTTCTCAGACAAATTCCACGGTCACTGGGTTAGAACGGTAA
- the LOC108840816 gene encoding O-fucosyltransferase 1 isoform X2, whose amino-acid sequence MFLSSPTKETNGYLRVRCNGGLNQQRSAICNAVLAARIMNATLVLPELDANSFWHDDSGFQGIYDVEHFIETLKYDVKIVGKIPDVHKNGKTKKIKAFQIRPPRDAPIDWYLTTALKAMKEHSAIYLTPFSHRLAEEIDNPEYQRLRCRVNYHALRFKPHIMKLSESIVDKLRSQGHFMSIHLRFEMDMLAFAGCFDIFNPEEQKILRKYRKENFAEKRLIYNERRAIGKCPLTPEEVGLILRAMRFDNSTRIYLAAGELFGGERFMKPFRTLFPRLDNHSSVDPSEELSAKSQGLIGSAVDYMVCLLSDIFMPTYDGPSNFANNLLGHRLYYGFRTTIRPDRKALAPIFIAREKGKTAGFEEAVRRVMLKTNFGGPHKRISPESFYTNSWPDCFCQMNPKKSSDKCPPDNVVEILESRLESVGDPDSTSQTNSTVTGLER is encoded by the exons ATGTTTTTGAGCT CTCCGACGAAGGAGACAAATGGCTATCTTCGTGTTCGATGTAATGGTGGTTTGAATCAGCAACGTAGTGCG ATATGTAATGCAGTACTTGCTGCCCGGATCATGAATGCTACACTTGTGTTACCCGAATTAGATGCAAACTCGTTTTGGCATGATGACAG TGGTTTCCAAGGTATATATGATGTTGAACATTTTATTGAAACCCTGAAGTATGATGTTAAGATTGTGGGAAAGATCCCCGATGTTCACAAAAATGGGAAAACCAAGAAGATAAAAGCGTTTCAG ATTCGTCCTCCTAGAGATGCTCCTATTGATTGGTACCTGACAACTGCTCTAAAGGCAATGAAAGAACATAGTGCTATCTATCTTACACCTTTTTCACATCGGTTGGCCGAGGAGATTGATAATCCTGAATACCAACGGTTAAGGTGCAGAGTGAACTACCATGCTTTGAGATTCAAGCCACACATCATGAAGTTGAGTGAATCAATTGTTGACAAACTCCGGTCGCAGGGCCACTTCATGTCCATTCATCTTCGTTTCGAAATGGATATGTTGGCATTTGCAGG GTGCTTTGACATATTTAACCCTGAGGAACAGAAGATACTTAGGAAGTACCGTAAAGAAAACTTTGCAGAGAAAAGGCTTATCTACAACGAAAGAAGGGCCATTGGGAAGTGTCCACTGACCCCTGAGGAG GTAGGTCTTATATTACGAGCAATGAGATTCGACAACTCCACAAGGATATACTTAGCAGCTGGTGAACTTTTTGGCGGGGAAAGGTTCATGAAGCCGTTTCGAACCTTATTCCCACGGCTTGACAACCATAGCTCGGTGGACCCCTCTGAGGAGCTGTCAGCAAAATCGCAAGGATTAATAGGATCAGCTGTGGATTACATGGTTTGTCTCCTGTCCGACATTTTCATGCCAACATATGATGGACCGAGCAACTTCGCCAACAATCTCTTAGGTCATCGCCTCTACTACGGTTTCCGCACCACAATCAGACCGGACAGAAAAGCTTTAGCTCCAATATTCATAGCTAGAGAGAAAGGCAAAACCGCTGGGTTCGAAGAAGCAGTGAGACGAGTAATGCTGAAAACAAACTTTGGAGGGCCTCACAAACGCATATCACCTGAGTCGTTTTATACAAACTCATGGCCTGATTGTTTCTGTCAGATGAATCCGAAGAAGTCCAGTGACAAATGCCCGCCGGATAACGTTGTAGAGATTCTTGAAAGTCGGTTAGAGAGTGTCGGAGATCCAGATTCAACTTCTCAGACAAATTCCACGGTCACTGGGTTAGAACGGTAA
- the LOC108853138 gene encoding uncharacterized protein LOC108853138: protein MALVRLITSRKLSQSLSSRIVDRFELPRIGSVRAAFFSTQKLIGDEPVLVRDFIHRALYDAEHGYFSQRSQSVGVLERSIKFNQLEGRKAYMKLLEKVYKQSDISWFTPVELFKPWYAHGIAEAILRTTNLSVPLKIYEIGGGSGTCAKGILDYIMLNAPERIYNNMTYTSVEISPSLAKIQKETVAQVGSHLSKFRVECRDASDLSGWRNVEQQPCWVIMLEVLDNLPHDLVYSQSQLSPWMEVLVENKRDSESLSELYKPLEDPLIKRCIEIVEHEAPPVSKPKEIWSKLFPKPRRCWLPTGCLKLLEVLHEKLPKMSLIASDFSFLPDVKVPGERAPLVSTKKDGSSSDYSSYLDAKGDADIFFPTDFWLLERMDHYCSGWRKTEKDGTPSKKGRKRRTLTLDTSAFMDEFGLPSKTRTKDGYNPLLDDFKNTKFYLSVPTHNTK from the exons ATGGCTCTCGTTCGATTGATCACTTCTCGGAAGCTTTCACAATCGCTATCAAGTAGAATTGTTGATCGCTTCGAGCTGCCACGCATTGGATCGGTTCGAGCTGCGTTCTTCTCGACTCAGAAGCTCATAGGCGATGAACCAGTTCTC GTTAGAGATTTCATACACAGAGCATTGTATGACGCAGAACACGGATACTTCTCTCAGCGATCACAATCCGTTGGGGTTCTTGAGAGAAGCATTAAGTTCAACCAGCTTGAAG GGAGGAAGGCGTACATGAAACTATTGGAGAAAGTTTACAAGCAGAGTGACATTTCTTGGTTTACTCCTGTGGAGCTCTTCAAG CCTTGGTATGCTCATGGGATTGCAGAAGCTATCCTGCGAACCACTAATCTCTCAGTTCCATTGAAG ATATATGAAATCGGTGGTGGATCGGGCACCTGTGCGAAGGGTATATTGGACTACATAATGTTGAATGCTCCTGAGAGAATCTACAATAACATGACCTACAC atcTGTAGAGATCAGTCCTTCACTGGCTAAGATTCAAAAGGAAACTGTTGCGCAAGTTGGAAGTCATTTATCAAAGTTCCGAGTTGAGTGTCGTGATGCATCTGACCTATCTGGATGGA GGAATGTGGAGCAACAACCATGCTGGGTGATAATGCTCGAG GTGCTAGATAATCTCCCACATGACCTTGTCTATTCCCAAAGCCAACTTTCCCCATGGATGGAAGTCTTGGTTGAAAATAAACGGGATAG CGAATCACTCTCTGAGCTATACAAGCCTTTAGAGGATCCACTGATCAAGCGCTGCATTGAAATTGTTGAACACGAAGCTCCTCCGGtttcaaaaccaaaagaaatcTGGTCTAAACTGTTTCCCAAACCTAGACGTTGTTGGCTTCCAACAGGTTGTTTG AAACTGCTGGAGGTTTTACATGAAAAGCTACCAAAGATGTCTCTAATCGCTTCGGACTTTAGCTTCTTGCCTGACGTGAAAGTTCCTGGTGAAAGAGCCCCATTGGTTTCAACAAAG AAAGATGGAAGTAGCTCAGATTACAGTAGCTATCTAGACGCAAAG GGTGATGCTGATATATTTTTCCCAACCGATTTCTGGCTTTTGGAACGAATGGATCATTACTGTTCTGGGTGGAGGAAGACGGAGAAAGACGGGACACCATCGAAAAAAGGAAGGAAAAGGCGAACTCTCACT CTGGATACATCAGCGTTCATGGATGAGTTTGGTTTACCTTCAAAGACGAGGACAAAGGACGGATACAACCCGTTACTAGATGACTTCAAGAACACTAAGTTCTATCTTAGTGTCCCAACACACAACACTAAGTAA